One Candidatus Korarchaeum sp. DNA segment encodes these proteins:
- a CDS encoding aspartate aminotransferase family protein, whose translation MIESYYPSVFKCKPSFPIVVDRGFKAEIWTKDGRRFLDFSGAATSLGQAHPKVVESIKEHVNKITGFSGLLAPTEPFLRLGEELKSIVPIRDASIAYATTGSEASDFAIQLAKYVTKRSVILSFFGAYHGLTGYALMSSPTEGMRRVAPRVSDTLYAPYPNCLPCKMRSLPCDDCVDLSISFIEEEIIGRAVEPEDLAAIIVEPLQSHGGIIFPPARFFQELRRISNETGALLIVDEVYTGFGRTGKWFGIEHHGVEPDIMVMGKGMGGGLPIAAVAFRGSLLEDWYLCSGGSLGTFAGHYLSAVASLATIEAIREENLIENSKERGEQLSSSLREFVERYDFLVDSRGTGCVQGIEFYEKGKPSKKVAEMVKWALFDRGLLAIQVGRHHNVIKLTPPITITEEQMDEAIRIIEDSLNEVKRVRRDSL comes from the coding sequence ATGATAGAGTCATATTATCCTTCTGTATTCAAATGCAAGCCCTCCTTCCCCATAGTAGTCGATAGGGGGTTCAAAGCTGAGATATGGACGAAGGATGGGAGGAGGTTCCTGGACTTCAGCGGGGCTGCCACCTCCTTAGGTCAGGCGCATCCCAAGGTAGTCGAGAGCATCAAGGAGCATGTGAATAAAATAACAGGATTCTCAGGTCTATTGGCTCCAACGGAACCCTTCTTAAGGTTGGGTGAGGAACTGAAATCTATAGTGCCTATCAGGGACGCTTCAATAGCTTACGCTACTACAGGAAGTGAGGCGAGCGATTTCGCGATCCAGCTGGCTAAATACGTCACGAAGAGGAGCGTCATCCTCTCATTCTTCGGGGCCTATCATGGTCTGACGGGCTACGCTCTGATGTCATCACCGACGGAGGGAATGAGGAGAGTGGCCCCTAGGGTCAGCGATACTCTATATGCGCCCTACCCCAACTGCCTCCCCTGCAAGATGAGATCCCTCCCATGCGATGATTGCGTGGATCTCTCAATCTCGTTCATAGAGGAGGAAATAATTGGGAGAGCTGTCGAGCCAGAGGATCTCGCGGCTATAATTGTGGAGCCTCTACAATCGCATGGGGGCATAATATTTCCGCCAGCGAGGTTCTTCCAAGAACTTAGGAGGATATCGAACGAGACAGGGGCTCTCCTGATAGTGGATGAAGTCTATACCGGTTTCGGGAGGACGGGGAAGTGGTTCGGGATCGAGCACCATGGCGTCGAGCCCGATATAATGGTAATGGGTAAGGGGATGGGCGGGGGACTCCCCATAGCTGCCGTGGCCTTCAGGGGGAGCCTCCTGGAGGACTGGTACCTCTGCAGTGGGGGGAGCCTCGGGACCTTCGCTGGGCACTACCTATCGGCAGTAGCTTCCCTGGCAACTATAGAGGCCATAAGGGAGGAGAATCTGATCGAGAACTCCAAGGAGAGGGGGGAGCAGTTGAGCTCATCCCTCAGGGAGTTCGTCGAGAGATATGACTTCCTGGTCGATTCCAGAGGAACGGGATGTGTTCAGGGAATAGAGTTCTATGAGAAAGGCAAACCTTCTAAGAAAGTAGCTGAGATGGTGAAATGGGCTTTATTCGATCGGGGTCTCCTAGCCATCCAGGTGGGGAGGCATCATAACGTGATCAAATTGACCCCGCCCATAACGATAACAGAGGAGCAGATGGATGAGGCCATAAGGATTATTGAGGATTCCCTCAATGAGGTAAAAAGAGTTAGAAGAGATAGCTTATGA
- a CDS encoding ATP-binding cassette domain-containing protein, translated as MLRLQDIRKYFPVRGGVLMKVIGEIRAVDGVSMDIGKGETFGLVGESGSGKTTLGRVVLKLIEPTSGRIFFDGRDITELRGKELLPLRREMQIVFQDPYKALHPKKKVKDIVGEPLIIHEGLRGKEVEERVSEMLKLVGLNPEHMHRYPHEFSGGQRQRIVIARALILRPKFIVLDEPTSALDVSVQAKILNLLSDLKEKFGLTYLLISHNLAVVRHFSNRVGVMYLGKLVEVAPTEELFENPRHPYTIGLISSIPVPDPKLVKSRRKLLLLGEIPSPMNPPSGCRFHTRCPYAKEVCRTEEPKIEEISEGHYVACHLWRELS; from the coding sequence ATGCTCAGGCTCCAGGATATCAGGAAGTACTTCCCCGTGAGGGGAGGCGTGCTGATGAAAGTTATCGGGGAGATAAGAGCTGTGGATGGAGTATCGATGGATATAGGGAAAGGAGAGACTTTTGGACTGGTTGGTGAGTCTGGGAGCGGGAAAACAACGCTGGGGAGAGTTGTCCTCAAGTTGATAGAACCTACGTCCGGGAGGATATTCTTCGATGGGAGGGATATAACTGAACTGAGGGGTAAGGAGCTCCTTCCCCTGAGGAGGGAGATGCAGATAGTCTTCCAAGACCCGTACAAGGCCCTACATCCGAAGAAGAAGGTCAAGGATATAGTCGGTGAGCCCCTGATCATCCATGAGGGGCTAAGGGGGAAGGAAGTGGAGGAGAGGGTGAGTGAGATGTTAAAGCTAGTGGGCCTGAACCCCGAGCACATGCATAGATACCCTCATGAGTTCTCAGGGGGACAGAGGCAGAGGATAGTAATAGCTAGAGCGCTCATACTCAGGCCCAAGTTCATAGTCTTGGATGAACCCACTTCAGCCCTGGACGTCAGCGTACAAGCGAAAATATTGAACTTGCTATCCGATTTGAAGGAAAAATTTGGACTAACATACCTACTGATAAGTCATAATCTCGCTGTAGTCAGACATTTTAGTAATAGGGTTGGTGTGATGTACTTGGGCAAGTTGGTGGAAGTGGCCCCGACCGAGGAACTATTCGAGAACCCGAGGCATCCTTATACGATCGGACTGATCTCCTCCATTCCTGTCCCCGATCCCAAGTTAGTTAAATCCAGGAGGAAGCTCTTGCTTCTAGGCGAAATACCGAGCCCTATGAATCCACCATCGGGATGCAGGTTCCACACGAGGTGCCCTTACGCTAAGGAAGTATGCAGGACTGAGGAGCCAAAGATCGAGGAGATCTCTGAGGGACATTATGTGGCATGCCATCTTTGGAGAGAGTTGAGCTGA
- a CDS encoding ABC transporter ATP-binding protein, producing MLLDVRDLKVRFHTLRGIVRAVDGVSFSVNYGEVLGLVGETGSGKTVTGLTIMRLLDENAEIAGGEVIFEGKDLLKLPMSEILKIRGRDISMIFQEPKAALNPVIQVGDQVAEAFLAHESMSKEEARERVLDMFRKVGLPDPERIYRSYPHELSGGMAQRIVISMALALRPKLMIADEPTSALDVTIQAQIMNLFKELIREFNTSVIYITHDLALAAEISDRIAVMYAGRIVEVARTEELFENPLHPYTVGLLRSIPGSKSSGSRLFSMEGEIPSLLNPPPGCLFHPRCPKRMDICDKEVPNLLNVGNDHLVSCFLYGR from the coding sequence ATGCTACTCGATGTTAGGGACCTCAAGGTCAGATTCCACACGTTGAGGGGAATCGTGAGAGCTGTTGATGGCGTGAGCTTCTCAGTGAACTACGGCGAGGTCTTAGGATTAGTGGGAGAGACTGGCAGCGGGAAAACGGTGACGGGGCTCACTATAATGAGGTTATTGGATGAGAACGCTGAGATAGCTGGAGGAGAGGTGATCTTCGAGGGAAAGGACCTCTTAAAACTTCCGATGAGTGAGATCCTTAAGATAAGAGGGAGGGATATATCTATGATATTTCAGGAGCCGAAAGCAGCGCTCAATCCCGTCATACAAGTCGGGGATCAGGTCGCTGAAGCCTTCCTAGCTCATGAGAGTATGAGTAAGGAGGAGGCGAGGGAGAGAGTACTGGATATGTTCAGGAAAGTTGGCCTTCCCGATCCGGAGAGGATTTATAGGAGCTACCCGCATGAATTGAGCGGAGGGATGGCTCAGAGAATAGTGATATCGATGGCTTTAGCCCTGAGACCGAAGCTAATGATAGCTGACGAGCCCACCTCTGCGCTGGATGTCACTATCCAAGCCCAGATAATGAATCTCTTCAAGGAGCTCATCAGGGAGTTCAACACCAGCGTCATCTATATAACGCATGATTTAGCTCTAGCCGCTGAGATATCAGATAGGATAGCCGTTATGTACGCTGGGAGGATAGTTGAGGTAGCTAGGACTGAGGAACTATTCGAGAACCCCCTCCATCCATACACAGTGGGCCTCCTCAGATCGATCCCCGGATCGAAATCCTCCGGAAGTAGGCTCTTCTCCATGGAAGGGGAGATACCCTCCCTCCTCAATCCTCCTCCCGGTTGCCTCTTCCACCCCAGATGCCCGAAGAGGATGGATATCTGTGATAAGGAAGTTCCGAACCTCCTAAATGTGGGAAATGATCATCTCGTCTCCTGCTTCCTCTATGGGAGATGA
- a CDS encoding ABC transporter permease has translation MHEVIDLFKINEYFRSEDFKFTMILIRRSPLTILGISITLLLIMIALLAPIIATEDPTKTDMSKRLLPPSMEHPFGTDQLGRDIFSRVIWGSRISLFIAVAVIAISLTIGTLIGLVSGYFGGKIDEILMRITDMFMAFPRLILALAVAAALGPGLFNTMMAIAFVDWVFYARLARAMALQIREETYIEAARAVGASDIRIIVRHVLPMAIPTLVVRATLDMGGTILTAAALGFLGLGVQPPTPEWGVMVSEGRRFITEQWWVSTFPGFAILLATMGFNLLGDGINDIMNVRARR, from the coding sequence ATGCATGAGGTGATCGATTTGTTCAAGATAAATGAGTACTTCAGATCCGAGGACTTCAAGTTCACGATGATTTTGATAAGGAGGAGCCCTCTCACTATTCTAGGGATCTCCATAACACTCCTGCTGATAATGATAGCACTATTAGCGCCTATAATAGCTACCGAAGACCCTACGAAAACTGATATGAGCAAGAGGTTGCTACCGCCGAGCATGGAGCACCCCTTCGGCACTGATCAGCTGGGGAGGGATATCTTCAGCAGGGTCATCTGGGGGTCTAGGATCTCCCTGTTCATAGCTGTAGCAGTCATTGCAATTTCTCTGACTATAGGGACCTTAATAGGATTAGTATCAGGATATTTTGGGGGAAAAATTGATGAAATATTGATGAGAATAACTGACATGTTCATGGCCTTCCCTAGGCTGATATTGGCGCTCGCTGTAGCAGCCGCCTTGGGCCCCGGGCTGTTCAACACGATGATGGCCATAGCTTTCGTCGATTGGGTGTTCTACGCTAGACTCGCTAGGGCTATGGCTCTTCAGATAAGGGAGGAGACGTATATAGAGGCTGCGAGGGCGGTAGGGGCTAGCGACATAAGGATAATCGTAAGGCATGTGTTGCCCATGGCCATACCCACTCTGGTAGTGAGGGCGACTCTGGATATGGGTGGGACCATACTGACGGCAGCTGCCCTGGGCTTCCTGGGCCTCGGAGTTCAACCGCCGACTCCCGAGTGGGGCGTCATGGTGAGCGAGGGGAGGAGGTTCATAACTGAGCAGTGGTGGGTCTCCACGTTCCCTGGCTTCGCGATACTGCTGGCTACGATGGGGTTCAACTTACTCGGGGACGGGATAAACGATATAATGAATGTGAGGGCGAGGAGATAG
- a CDS encoding ABC transporter permease — protein sequence MDLRTYIIRRLALMIFVLFGIIVITFVVSHVIPADPIGAILGPQASPELVEKIRREWGFDKPLHEQFFDYIYKVVRGDLGRSIKTNNPVMEDLLYFFPATIELATAAIIVAIAIGIPLGIISAVKKDKWPDHISRIFALMGVSMPVFWLGLILLFVLYYKLGIFPGPGRLDPGIPEPPRITGLLTIDSLITGNFEAFINALWHLALPSFVLGYYASASIARITRTALLEVLTQDFIKAARSKGLAERIVLFRHALRNALIPTTTVIGMAYGSLLEGAILTETIFAWPGLGRYSTGAFLSVDFMAVMGSTLLIAIVYSLANLIVDILYAFLDPRIRYA from the coding sequence ATGGATCTCAGGACTTATATTATAAGGAGATTAGCCTTAATGATTTTTGTCCTATTTGGAATTATAGTGATAACATTTGTAGTATCTCATGTGATCCCGGCGGATCCTATCGGAGCTATACTGGGCCCTCAGGCTTCCCCGGAGCTCGTGGAGAAGATAAGGAGGGAGTGGGGATTCGATAAACCCTTACATGAGCAGTTCTTCGACTATATATACAAAGTGGTCAGGGGGGATCTGGGGAGATCGATAAAGACGAACAACCCGGTGATGGAAGACCTCCTCTACTTCTTCCCAGCTACGATAGAGCTCGCCACCGCAGCTATAATAGTGGCTATAGCTATAGGGATTCCCTTGGGAATAATATCAGCTGTTAAGAAGGACAAGTGGCCCGATCATATTTCTAGGATATTCGCGCTCATGGGCGTGAGCATGCCCGTCTTCTGGCTGGGTCTGATACTCCTGTTCGTCCTCTATTATAAGTTAGGCATATTCCCGGGGCCCGGGAGGCTCGATCCAGGGATACCCGAGCCCCCCAGGATAACGGGCCTCTTGACAATAGATAGCTTGATAACTGGGAATTTCGAGGCATTCATTAATGCTCTATGGCACCTAGCATTACCATCATTCGTTTTGGGATACTACGCTTCAGCCTCGATAGCGAGGATAACGAGGACCGCCCTCCTGGAAGTGCTGACGCAGGATTTCATAAAGGCCGCTAGGAGTAAAGGGCTAGCTGAGAGGATAGTCCTATTCAGGCACGCATTGAGGAATGCCCTCATCCCGACGACCACAGTGATAGGTATGGCATATGGTAGCCTATTGGAAGGTGCTATTTTGACGGAAACTATATTTGCATGGCCTGGATTGGGAAGATATTCCACAGGAGCCTTCCTATCTGTGGATTTCATGGCAGTTATGGGGTCGACTCTATTAATAGCAATAGTTTACTCGCTAGCCAATCTGATAGTTGATATCCTCTACGCCTTCCTAGATCCTAGGATAAGATATGCATGA
- a CDS encoding ABC transporter substrate-binding protein, producing MNARDLALVILLFIVGAVIGYFAAGPGKVTTVTTTVTTTVVQTVTPTVTPTTTTAAMKTPADTLIIAMDTSDAVSLDPARAYEFTSCFVTNQLYDKLVDFELPDLINVKPEVAERWEVSPDGMTWTFYIRKGIKFASGNPLTADDVVYSLQRVVKLKQTAYSVLAPFLKTPDQIEKIDDYTVRIKLNKTVAPSFFLSVLTFTTSSIVDKKVVEAHEKNGDMGSAWLDDHSAGSGPFVLEKWDRESQFILRANPYYWKPGQPRVKTVIIKHVAEPTDQLLLIQKGDVDVATDLTPDQIKQIEGQPGIQIVRAERLHNVYIGMNVAVKPLDKEEVRDAIRYCIDYDGIVNGILKGAAIKWQTVIPKGLLGANPKTPYYKDVNKAKELLAKAGYPNGFTIELTTPPTYPQIDIATKIQADLAECGITVKIVQMTQSMMYEKYRKQGLQMVLAGWGSDYPDPDSNAMAFANYRIKQLAWRNSWYDDYAADLAEKASVEMDTKKREQMYLNLTDYILDHGPYVMLYQTVAQQAVRDYVRNWLPDPTFYYLDLSKVSKG from the coding sequence ATGAATGCCCGCGATCTAGCCTTAGTCATACTCCTCTTCATAGTGGGTGCTGTCATCGGTTATTTCGCCGCGGGCCCCGGCAAGGTGACTACTGTCACGACTACAGTGACCACGACAGTGGTTCAGACAGTTACACCGACTGTAACACCGACCACTACGACTGCTGCCATGAAGACTCCTGCTGATACTCTGATAATCGCCATGGATACATCCGATGCTGTTTCACTCGATCCTGCGAGAGCTTATGAATTCACGTCTTGCTTCGTCACGAATCAGTTATACGATAAACTCGTTGACTTCGAGCTCCCCGATCTGATAAACGTGAAGCCAGAAGTCGCTGAGAGATGGGAGGTAAGTCCCGATGGGATGACTTGGACGTTTTACATAAGGAAGGGCATCAAGTTCGCCAGCGGAAACCCGCTAACAGCTGATGATGTCGTTTATTCCCTTCAGAGGGTAGTTAAGTTGAAGCAAACGGCCTACTCAGTGCTTGCGCCATTCCTGAAGACCCCGGATCAGATAGAGAAGATCGATGATTATACTGTCAGGATAAAGCTCAATAAGACAGTTGCTCCCAGCTTCTTCCTCAGCGTCTTGACCTTCACGACATCGAGCATCGTGGATAAGAAAGTTGTAGAGGCCCACGAGAAGAATGGAGATATGGGAAGCGCTTGGTTGGACGATCACAGCGCTGGAAGCGGTCCCTTCGTGCTGGAGAAATGGGATAGGGAGTCCCAGTTCATCCTGAGGGCCAACCCATACTATTGGAAGCCTGGGCAGCCCCGCGTCAAGACTGTCATAATAAAGCATGTCGCTGAGCCTACGGATCAGCTCCTACTCATACAGAAAGGGGATGTAGATGTTGCAACTGACTTAACCCCAGATCAGATAAAGCAGATCGAGGGGCAGCCCGGGATTCAGATCGTTAGGGCTGAGAGGCTGCATAACGTCTACATAGGGATGAACGTAGCCGTGAAACCCTTGGATAAGGAGGAGGTGAGGGATGCTATAAGGTACTGCATAGATTACGATGGTATAGTGAATGGGATATTGAAGGGAGCCGCTATAAAGTGGCAGACAGTGATTCCGAAGGGGTTGCTAGGTGCCAACCCGAAGACTCCCTACTATAAGGATGTTAATAAAGCGAAGGAGCTACTAGCTAAAGCCGGTTATCCGAACGGCTTCACGATAGAGTTGACGACACCGCCGACTTATCCGCAGATAGATATAGCGACTAAGATACAGGCCGATCTGGCTGAGTGCGGTATCACGGTGAAAATAGTTCAGATGACGCAATCTATGATGTATGAGAAGTACAGGAAGCAGGGACTTCAGATGGTCTTAGCAGGATGGGGCTCAGATTATCCTGACCCGGACAGCAATGCTATGGCCTTCGCCAACTATAGGATAAAGCAGTTAGCTTGGAGGAACAGCTGGTATGATGACTACGCGGCAGACTTGGCTGAGAAGGCTAGCGTGGAGATGGATACTAAGAAGAGGGAACAGATGTACCTGAATCTAACGGATTACATACTGGATCATGGTCCTTACGTCATGCTCTATCAGACAGTCGCTCAGCAGGCTGTTAGGGATTATGTGAGGAACTGGCTGCCCGATCCCACGTTCTACTACTTGGATCTCTCCAAGGTCAGTAAGGGATAA
- a CDS encoding pyridoxal-phosphate dependent enzyme, protein MPEIWECVGNTPIVDVDGISFKLEYLNPGGSHKDRMAVSMLLDLIDRKGRGGAIVEATSGCTGVSLSLHGRAMGFDVYITVKEDSSPVKVALMRSLGAKVYTCPNVPPEDPRSIKSVAKRIAEEKGATFLMQDSNPANPRGQERMGEEILESLRRVDVFVMGVGTGGTITGVGKLLKKEFGTKIIAVTSKGSELARKFGLSSKFEGEVEGYDSYHIPDNLDLSLVDEVYEVSRAEAIEWASELLKKGIMGGMSTGAHYLASLYAKKKYGGTVVTVAADSVLFHPPILNASSGVAAYKLPF, encoded by the coding sequence ATGCCCGAGATCTGGGAATGCGTTGGGAACACTCCTATAGTCGATGTAGACGGTATCTCATTCAAGCTAGAGTACCTGAATCCCGGAGGCAGCCATAAAGATAGGATGGCAGTTTCGATGCTCCTAGATCTAATAGATAGGAAGGGCAGGGGTGGAGCTATAGTCGAAGCCACGAGCGGGTGCACTGGAGTCTCACTCTCCCTGCACGGCAGAGCGATGGGTTTCGATGTCTATATAACAGTTAAGGAGGACTCTAGCCCCGTCAAGGTCGCCCTGATGAGGAGCTTAGGCGCTAAAGTCTACACATGCCCCAATGTCCCCCCCGAGGATCCCAGGAGCATAAAATCCGTAGCTAAGAGGATAGCTGAGGAGAAGGGAGCCACATTCTTGATGCAGGACTCGAATCCAGCTAACCCTAGGGGACAGGAGAGGATGGGAGAGGAGATATTGGAGAGTTTAAGGAGAGTGGATGTTTTCGTGATGGGAGTAGGGACTGGAGGTACGATAACAGGTGTTGGGAAACTTCTTAAGAAGGAATTCGGGACCAAAATAATAGCAGTTACCTCTAAAGGCTCAGAACTAGCTAGGAAATTCGGCCTCTCTAGTAAGTTCGAGGGGGAGGTGGAAGGTTACGATAGTTATCATATCCCCGATAATCTCGACCTCAGCTTAGTGGATGAAGTCTATGAGGTCAGCAGAGCTGAAGCGATTGAGTGGGCCTCTGAGCTCCTGAAGAAAGGGATTATGGGAGGTATGTCGACGGGTGCTCACTATCTAGCTAGCTTATATGCCAAGAAAAAGTACGGAGGGACTGTAGTCACTGTGGCTGCCGATAGCGTCCTCTTCCATCCTCCCATACTGAATGCTTCGAGCGGGGTCGCAGCTTATAAGCTCCCATTTTAA